From the Equus quagga isolate Etosha38 chromosome 16, UCLA_HA_Equagga_1.0, whole genome shotgun sequence genome, one window contains:
- the PDP1 gene encoding pyruvate dehyrogenase phosphatase catalytic subunit 1 isoform X1 yields the protein MPRCWGVRAWPGCRGRSRGASLLASRTPPPRAVTLLLPRGGLVWFPSSPHPFLPPPSSPLPASFTGLERDLAPPLLPPPPPPPLLMSISALLSMGRCCCRCCCPRGLWMLSAPCCDDRRMCVCPGPRRIGIPVRSSSLPLFSDAMPGPTQLFFPLIRNCELSRFYGTACYCHHKHLCCSSPYLPQSRLRYTSHPAYATFCRPKDNWWQYTQGRRYASTPQKFYLTPPQVNSILKANEYSFKVPEFDGKNVSSVLGFDSNQLPANAPIEDRRSAATCLQTRGMLLGVFDGHAGCACSQAVSERLFYYIAVSLLPHETLLEIENAVESGRALLPILQWHKHPNDYFSKEASKLYFNSLRTYWQELIDLNTGESTDIDVKEALINAFKRLDNDISLEAQVGDPNSFLNYLVLRVAFSGATACVAHVDGVDLHVANTGDSRAMLGVQEEDGSWSAVTLSNDHNAQNERELERLKLEHPKNEAKSVVKQDRLLGLLMPFRAFGDVKFKWSIDLQKRVIESGPDQLNDNEYTKFIPPNYYTPPYLTAEPEVTYHRLRPQDKFLVLATDGLWETMHRQDVVRIVGEYLTGMHHQQPIAVGGYKVTLGQMHGLLTERRAKMSSVFEDQNAATHLIRHAVGNNEFGAVDHERLSKMLSLPEELARMYRDDITIIVVQFNSHVVGAYQNQE from the exons ATGCCGCGCTGCTGGGGAGTGCGTGCCTGGCCTGGATGTAGGGGCCGGTCCCGGGGCGCGTCTCTGCTCGCGTCTAGGACTCCGCCGCCTCGGGCTGTAACTCTGCTTCTCCCGCGGGGTGGGTTGGTTTggtttccctcttctccccacccctttctccctcctccatcttctcccctcccagcctcattCACCGGGCTGGAGCGAGACCtcgcccctcctctcctcccgccTCCCCCGCCGCCGCCTCTTCTAATGAGCATCTCTGCCTTGCTTTCAATGGGCCGGTGCTGCTGTCGCTGCTGCTGCCCGCGCGGGTTGTGGATGTTGTCGGCTCCGTGTTGTGATGAcaggagaatgtgtgtgtgtcccGGGCCCAGACGAATTG GAATCCCAGTCAGAAGTTCCAGCCTGCCACTATTCTCTGATGCCATGCCAGGACCAACTCAACTGTTTTTTCCTCTGATCCGTAACTGTGAGCTGAGCAGATTCTATGGCACTGCGTGTTACTGCCACCACAAACATCTCTGCTGCTCATCCCCTTACCTTCCTCAAAGTCGCCTGAGGTACACATCCCACCCTGCGTATGCTACCTTTTGCCGGCCGAAGGACAACTGGTGGCAGTACACCCAAGGAAGAAGATATGCTTCCACACCGCAGAAGTTTTACCTCACACCTCCTCAAGTCAACAGCATCCTGAAAGCTAATGAATATAGTTTCAAAGTGCCAGAATTTGACGGCAAAAATGTCAGTTCTGTCCTTGGGTTTGACAGTAATCAGCTGCCTGCAAATGCACCCATCGAGGACCGGAGAAGTGCAGCAACCTGCTTGCAGACCAGAGGGATGCTTTTAGGGGTTTTTGATGGCCATGCAGGCTGTGCTTGTTCCCAGGCAGTCAGTGAAAGACTCTTTTATTATATTGCTGTCTCTTTGTTACCTCATGAGACTTTGCTAGAGATTGAAAATGCAGTGGAGAGTGGTCGGGCACTGCTACCCATTCTCCAGTGGCACAAGCACCCCAATGATTACTTCAGTAAGGAGGCGTCCAAACTGTATTTTAACAGCTTGAGGACTTACTGGCAAGAGCTTATAGACCTCAACACTGGGGAGTCAACTGATATTGATGTTAAGGAGGCTTTAATTAATGCTTTCAAGAGGCTTGATAATGACATCTCCTTGGAGGCTCAAGTCGGTGATCCCAATTCTTTCCTCAACTACCTGGTACTTCGAGTGGCATTTTCTGGGGCCACCGCTTGTGTAGCCCATGTGGATGGTGTTGACCTTCATGTGGCCAATACCGGTGATAGCAGAGCCATGCTGGGTGTTCAGGAAGAGGACGGCTCTTGGTCAGCAGTCACTCTCTCTAATGACCACAATGCTCAGAATGAAAGAGAACTGGAACGACTGAAATTGGAACACCCGAAGAATGAGGCCAAGAGTGTGGTGAAACAGGATCGGCTGCTTGGCTTGCTGATGCCTTTTAGGGCTTTTGGAGATGTCAAGTTCAAATGGAGCATTGACCTTCAAAAGAGAGTGATAGAATCTGGCCCAGACCAGTTGAATGACAATGAATATACCAAGTTTATCCCTCCTAATTATTACACACCTCCTTATCTCACTGCTGAGCCAGAGGTGACTTACCACCGATTAAGGCCACAGGATAAGTTTCTGGTGTTGGCTACTGATGGGTTGTGGGAGACAATGCATAGACAGGATGTGGTCAGGATTGTGGGTGAGTACCTAACAGGCATGCATCACCAACAGCCAATAGCTGTTGGTGGCTACAAGGTAACTCTGGGACAGATGCATGGCCTTTTAACAGAAAGGAGAGCCAAGATGTCCTCGGTATTTGAGGATCAGAATGCAGCAACCCATCTCATTCGCCATGCTGTGGGCAACAACGAGTTTGGGGCTGTTGATCATGAGCGCCTCTCCAAAATGCTTAGTCTTCCCGAAGAGCTTGCTCGGATGTACAGAGATGACATTACAATCATTGTAGTTCAGTTCAATTCTCATGTCGTAGGGGCATATCAAAACCAGGAATAG
- the PDP1 gene encoding pyruvate dehyrogenase phosphatase catalytic subunit 1 isoform X2: MCVCPGPRRIGIPVRSSSLPLFSDAMPGPTQLFFPLIRNCELSRFYGTACYCHHKHLCCSSPYLPQSRLRYTSHPAYATFCRPKDNWWQYTQGRRYASTPQKFYLTPPQVNSILKANEYSFKVPEFDGKNVSSVLGFDSNQLPANAPIEDRRSAATCLQTRGMLLGVFDGHAGCACSQAVSERLFYYIAVSLLPHETLLEIENAVESGRALLPILQWHKHPNDYFSKEASKLYFNSLRTYWQELIDLNTGESTDIDVKEALINAFKRLDNDISLEAQVGDPNSFLNYLVLRVAFSGATACVAHVDGVDLHVANTGDSRAMLGVQEEDGSWSAVTLSNDHNAQNERELERLKLEHPKNEAKSVVKQDRLLGLLMPFRAFGDVKFKWSIDLQKRVIESGPDQLNDNEYTKFIPPNYYTPPYLTAEPEVTYHRLRPQDKFLVLATDGLWETMHRQDVVRIVGEYLTGMHHQQPIAVGGYKVTLGQMHGLLTERRAKMSSVFEDQNAATHLIRHAVGNNEFGAVDHERLSKMLSLPEELARMYRDDITIIVVQFNSHVVGAYQNQE, encoded by the exons atgtgtgtgtgtcccGGGCCCAGACGAATTG GAATCCCAGTCAGAAGTTCCAGCCTGCCACTATTCTCTGATGCCATGCCAGGACCAACTCAACTGTTTTTTCCTCTGATCCGTAACTGTGAGCTGAGCAGATTCTATGGCACTGCGTGTTACTGCCACCACAAACATCTCTGCTGCTCATCCCCTTACCTTCCTCAAAGTCGCCTGAGGTACACATCCCACCCTGCGTATGCTACCTTTTGCCGGCCGAAGGACAACTGGTGGCAGTACACCCAAGGAAGAAGATATGCTTCCACACCGCAGAAGTTTTACCTCACACCTCCTCAAGTCAACAGCATCCTGAAAGCTAATGAATATAGTTTCAAAGTGCCAGAATTTGACGGCAAAAATGTCAGTTCTGTCCTTGGGTTTGACAGTAATCAGCTGCCTGCAAATGCACCCATCGAGGACCGGAGAAGTGCAGCAACCTGCTTGCAGACCAGAGGGATGCTTTTAGGGGTTTTTGATGGCCATGCAGGCTGTGCTTGTTCCCAGGCAGTCAGTGAAAGACTCTTTTATTATATTGCTGTCTCTTTGTTACCTCATGAGACTTTGCTAGAGATTGAAAATGCAGTGGAGAGTGGTCGGGCACTGCTACCCATTCTCCAGTGGCACAAGCACCCCAATGATTACTTCAGTAAGGAGGCGTCCAAACTGTATTTTAACAGCTTGAGGACTTACTGGCAAGAGCTTATAGACCTCAACACTGGGGAGTCAACTGATATTGATGTTAAGGAGGCTTTAATTAATGCTTTCAAGAGGCTTGATAATGACATCTCCTTGGAGGCTCAAGTCGGTGATCCCAATTCTTTCCTCAACTACCTGGTACTTCGAGTGGCATTTTCTGGGGCCACCGCTTGTGTAGCCCATGTGGATGGTGTTGACCTTCATGTGGCCAATACCGGTGATAGCAGAGCCATGCTGGGTGTTCAGGAAGAGGACGGCTCTTGGTCAGCAGTCACTCTCTCTAATGACCACAATGCTCAGAATGAAAGAGAACTGGAACGACTGAAATTGGAACACCCGAAGAATGAGGCCAAGAGTGTGGTGAAACAGGATCGGCTGCTTGGCTTGCTGATGCCTTTTAGGGCTTTTGGAGATGTCAAGTTCAAATGGAGCATTGACCTTCAAAAGAGAGTGATAGAATCTGGCCCAGACCAGTTGAATGACAATGAATATACCAAGTTTATCCCTCCTAATTATTACACACCTCCTTATCTCACTGCTGAGCCAGAGGTGACTTACCACCGATTAAGGCCACAGGATAAGTTTCTGGTGTTGGCTACTGATGGGTTGTGGGAGACAATGCATAGACAGGATGTGGTCAGGATTGTGGGTGAGTACCTAACAGGCATGCATCACCAACAGCCAATAGCTGTTGGTGGCTACAAGGTAACTCTGGGACAGATGCATGGCCTTTTAACAGAAAGGAGAGCCAAGATGTCCTCGGTATTTGAGGATCAGAATGCAGCAACCCATCTCATTCGCCATGCTGTGGGCAACAACGAGTTTGGGGCTGTTGATCATGAGCGCCTCTCCAAAATGCTTAGTCTTCCCGAAGAGCTTGCTCGGATGTACAGAGATGACATTACAATCATTGTAGTTCAGTTCAATTCTCATGTCGTAGGGGCATATCAAAACCAGGAATAG
- the PDP1 gene encoding pyruvate dehyrogenase phosphatase catalytic subunit 1 isoform X3, with protein sequence MPGPTQLFFPLIRNCELSRFYGTACYCHHKHLCCSSPYLPQSRLRYTSHPAYATFCRPKDNWWQYTQGRRYASTPQKFYLTPPQVNSILKANEYSFKVPEFDGKNVSSVLGFDSNQLPANAPIEDRRSAATCLQTRGMLLGVFDGHAGCACSQAVSERLFYYIAVSLLPHETLLEIENAVESGRALLPILQWHKHPNDYFSKEASKLYFNSLRTYWQELIDLNTGESTDIDVKEALINAFKRLDNDISLEAQVGDPNSFLNYLVLRVAFSGATACVAHVDGVDLHVANTGDSRAMLGVQEEDGSWSAVTLSNDHNAQNERELERLKLEHPKNEAKSVVKQDRLLGLLMPFRAFGDVKFKWSIDLQKRVIESGPDQLNDNEYTKFIPPNYYTPPYLTAEPEVTYHRLRPQDKFLVLATDGLWETMHRQDVVRIVGEYLTGMHHQQPIAVGGYKVTLGQMHGLLTERRAKMSSVFEDQNAATHLIRHAVGNNEFGAVDHERLSKMLSLPEELARMYRDDITIIVVQFNSHVVGAYQNQE encoded by the coding sequence ATGCCAGGACCAACTCAACTGTTTTTTCCTCTGATCCGTAACTGTGAGCTGAGCAGATTCTATGGCACTGCGTGTTACTGCCACCACAAACATCTCTGCTGCTCATCCCCTTACCTTCCTCAAAGTCGCCTGAGGTACACATCCCACCCTGCGTATGCTACCTTTTGCCGGCCGAAGGACAACTGGTGGCAGTACACCCAAGGAAGAAGATATGCTTCCACACCGCAGAAGTTTTACCTCACACCTCCTCAAGTCAACAGCATCCTGAAAGCTAATGAATATAGTTTCAAAGTGCCAGAATTTGACGGCAAAAATGTCAGTTCTGTCCTTGGGTTTGACAGTAATCAGCTGCCTGCAAATGCACCCATCGAGGACCGGAGAAGTGCAGCAACCTGCTTGCAGACCAGAGGGATGCTTTTAGGGGTTTTTGATGGCCATGCAGGCTGTGCTTGTTCCCAGGCAGTCAGTGAAAGACTCTTTTATTATATTGCTGTCTCTTTGTTACCTCATGAGACTTTGCTAGAGATTGAAAATGCAGTGGAGAGTGGTCGGGCACTGCTACCCATTCTCCAGTGGCACAAGCACCCCAATGATTACTTCAGTAAGGAGGCGTCCAAACTGTATTTTAACAGCTTGAGGACTTACTGGCAAGAGCTTATAGACCTCAACACTGGGGAGTCAACTGATATTGATGTTAAGGAGGCTTTAATTAATGCTTTCAAGAGGCTTGATAATGACATCTCCTTGGAGGCTCAAGTCGGTGATCCCAATTCTTTCCTCAACTACCTGGTACTTCGAGTGGCATTTTCTGGGGCCACCGCTTGTGTAGCCCATGTGGATGGTGTTGACCTTCATGTGGCCAATACCGGTGATAGCAGAGCCATGCTGGGTGTTCAGGAAGAGGACGGCTCTTGGTCAGCAGTCACTCTCTCTAATGACCACAATGCTCAGAATGAAAGAGAACTGGAACGACTGAAATTGGAACACCCGAAGAATGAGGCCAAGAGTGTGGTGAAACAGGATCGGCTGCTTGGCTTGCTGATGCCTTTTAGGGCTTTTGGAGATGTCAAGTTCAAATGGAGCATTGACCTTCAAAAGAGAGTGATAGAATCTGGCCCAGACCAGTTGAATGACAATGAATATACCAAGTTTATCCCTCCTAATTATTACACACCTCCTTATCTCACTGCTGAGCCAGAGGTGACTTACCACCGATTAAGGCCACAGGATAAGTTTCTGGTGTTGGCTACTGATGGGTTGTGGGAGACAATGCATAGACAGGATGTGGTCAGGATTGTGGGTGAGTACCTAACAGGCATGCATCACCAACAGCCAATAGCTGTTGGTGGCTACAAGGTAACTCTGGGACAGATGCATGGCCTTTTAACAGAAAGGAGAGCCAAGATGTCCTCGGTATTTGAGGATCAGAATGCAGCAACCCATCTCATTCGCCATGCTGTGGGCAACAACGAGTTTGGGGCTGTTGATCATGAGCGCCTCTCCAAAATGCTTAGTCTTCCCGAAGAGCTTGCTCGGATGTACAGAGATGACATTACAATCATTGTAGTTCAGTTCAATTCTCATGTCGTAGGGGCATATCAAAACCAGGAATAG